Proteins co-encoded in one Malus domestica chromosome 09, GDT2T_hap1 genomic window:
- the LOC103437090 gene encoding cyclin-A2-4-like yields MYLIEYENMVSEEYKLVPDTLYLTVYLIGSFLCHNYIESNRLQLLGITCLLIASKYEEICAPRVEELCFMTDNTYSREQVLKMESQVLKYFGFQLFAPTTKTFLRRFLQAAQASYTSPSLELEYLANYLAELTLVDYSFLNFLPSVIAASAVFLSKWTLDQSSHPWNPILEHYTSYKPVDLKITVLALQEPRLNTSGCPLRAVRMKYRHQKYKSVVGLSSPELPKMLF; encoded by the exons ATGTATCTGATTGAGTACGAAAATATG GTGTCAGAGGAATATAAGTTGGTCCCAGATACACTTTACCTCACAGTTTATCTCATCGGTTCGTTTCTCTGTCACAATTACATTGAGAGCAACAGACTTCAATTGCTTGGCATCACTTGCTTGCTGATCGCCTC GAAATATGAAGAGATCTGTGCACCACGTGTTGAAGAGCTTTGTTTCATGACAGACAACACTTACTCGAGAGAGCAG GTACTGAAAATGGAGAGTCAAGTACTGAAGTattttggttttcaactttttgcACCAACTACAAAAACGTTCCTCAG GAGATTTCTTCAAGCAGCACAAGCTTCTTATA CGAGTCCTAGCCTTGAACTGGAGTACTTGGCCAATTATCTTGCTGAGCTAACTTTGGTTGACTACAGCTTCTTGAATTTCCTTCCGTCTGTCATTGCTGCATCCGcagtttttctttccaaatggACCTTAGATCAGTCTAGCCACCCATGG AATCCAATACTCGAACACTATACCTCTTACAAGCCAGTGGACTTGAAGATCACAGTTCTTGCTTTGCAAGAACCACGGCTGAACACTAGCGGTTGTCCTCTGAGGGCCGTACGCATGAAGTATAGACATCAAAAG TACAAATCTGTGGTGGGTTTGTCATCCCCGGAACTCCCTAAAATGCTATTTTGA